A genomic region of Papaver somniferum cultivar HN1 chromosome 7, ASM357369v1, whole genome shotgun sequence contains the following coding sequences:
- the LOC113294630 gene encoding uncharacterized protein LOC113294630 → MSTSSGNNYDYYYSSSSSSSSDEDSKASVAKSKAKTTHDEEAKSSVPVNDRRVTYAELMKRKAEDDEAENQETAWVFTERNIKPDRYEREFRRTMKQIEAEAEAEEDSDSDDDPEARPDFIPDADSDEEEDIDDKSDDSDDEKDSDDESYNSDESDE, encoded by the exons atgtCAACTTCCAGCGGCAACAATTACGATTATTAttactcctcttcctcctccagctcctctgatgaggattccaaagCTTCTGTAGCCAAATCGAAAGCTAAGACAACTCATGATGAGGAAGCGAAGTCTAGCGTACCCGTGAATGATCGCAGGGTCACTTATGCTGAACTTATGAAGAGGAaggctgaagatgatgaagccgaGAATC AGGAGACTGCGTGGGTATTTACAGAGCGCAATATCAAGCCTGACCGATACGAAAGAGAGTTTCGGAGGACCATGAAGCAAATTGAAGCCGaagctgaagcagaagaagacTCGGACTCAGATGATGATCCTGAGGCTCGTCCAGACTTCATCCCTGACGCTGATTCCGATGAAGAGGAAGATATCGATGACAAATCTGATGACTCGGATgacgagaaggacagtgatgacGAATCTTACAATTCAGATGAGTCTGACGAGTAG